From Lentisphaera araneosa HTCC2155, the proteins below share one genomic window:
- the ltrA gene encoding group II intron reverse transcriptase/maturase, with the protein MSEMAKQILRRDERFVEIQAWASPSVWTDQMLKTLHRGVERGKWYSLSDKLMRKNNIMEAWEKVCSNKGKHGVDMVSIERYESELEYNNAKLLEELQDGRYDPSAVRRVEIPKGDGRKTRPLGIPTVRDRVVQTALKHVIEPIFDIDFSPYSFGFRPKLGCKDALRRVNELLKQGYLYVMDADIQSYFDTIPHEKLMSRVKEKIIDGKILDLIEQFLKANIFDGLKHWEPEEGTPQGGIISPLLANIYLDLFDHKMTEAGFEIVRYADDFLIMCKSKESAKRALRKTRRWMKANGLKLHPEKTRIADMTEKCEYFEFLGYHFERTRNTHRIKRWPRKQSLKKCKDAIRKKTRRSNKDSIEDIIAYLRPNLLGWYQYFKHSTVYAMRGIDEFTRRRLRSIIAKYNRKKGSHRMIDTRKYNKAYFTDLGFFSLEEAWKLEFQSLRSKH; encoded by the coding sequence ATGTCAGAAATGGCTAAACAAATATTACGACGAGATGAACGCTTTGTTGAAATACAAGCGTGGGCGTCACCTTCTGTCTGGACGGATCAGATGCTGAAAACTCTTCATAGAGGAGTTGAAAGAGGCAAGTGGTACAGCTTATCAGATAAGCTGATGCGTAAGAATAATATTATGGAGGCTTGGGAGAAAGTGTGTTCAAATAAGGGCAAACATGGAGTGGACATGGTATCAATCGAGCGCTACGAATCAGAGCTGGAGTATAATAATGCTAAGCTTCTCGAAGAACTGCAAGATGGAAGGTATGATCCCAGTGCAGTGCGCCGAGTGGAAATCCCAAAAGGTGATGGTCGAAAGACCAGACCTTTGGGAATACCCACAGTGCGTGATCGAGTAGTTCAAACAGCTCTGAAACATGTGATAGAGCCGATATTCGATATCGACTTCTCGCCCTACAGTTTTGGATTTCGTCCAAAGCTGGGTTGCAAGGATGCACTTAGACGAGTGAATGAATTGTTAAAGCAGGGCTATCTCTATGTTATGGATGCCGACATCCAAAGCTACTTCGATACTATACCACATGAGAAACTCATGAGTCGAGTCAAGGAAAAGATCATTGATGGTAAAATTCTTGATCTGATCGAACAATTCCTCAAAGCCAATATCTTTGATGGTCTCAAACATTGGGAACCTGAAGAAGGTACACCGCAGGGAGGAATTATCAGTCCTCTGTTAGCAAATATCTATCTTGATCTCTTTGATCACAAGATGACCGAGGCTGGATTCGAGATAGTGCGCTATGCAGACGATTTCCTGATCATGTGTAAAAGTAAAGAATCAGCCAAAAGGGCATTGCGCAAAACGCGAAGGTGGATGAAAGCCAATGGGCTGAAACTTCATCCAGAAAAAACGCGAATTGCCGACATGACAGAGAAGTGCGAGTACTTCGAGTTTCTCGGATACCATTTCGAGAGAACGCGAAATACACATCGCATTAAACGTTGGCCAAGGAAGCAGAGCCTGAAGAAATGCAAAGATGCCATACGCAAGAAAACGAGGAGAAGCAATAAGGACTCAATAGAGGACATAATTGCTTACCTTCGGCCAAATCTTCTCGGATGGTATCAATACTTCAAGCACTCCACTGTGTATGCAATGCGAGGTATAGATGAATTTACACGCAGAAGACTGCGCAGTATTATAGCCAAATATAATCGCAAGAAAGGTTCTCATCGCATGATTGATACTCGTAAATACAATAAAGCCTACTTTACAGATCTAGGCTTCTTTTCACTGGAGGAAGCCTGGAAACTGGAATTTCAGTCTCTTCGGAGTAAGCACTGA
- a CDS encoding type II secretion system protein: protein MTNNKQTILRTVKFSLIEILVVVAIIGILASFLMPVLSKARKQSRIVVCLSQQKQLGTAIFMYAGDNNDYVPQSSTKTWDDRLGGGYDGRNLTENQMDGVWPTTSELYVCPLDETPSGRHPRSYSMTQAGPGSQLGMTNGDEDVVRRLVEINNPTETIMLLDYPAPANDLGTPNRHVRKTSHVTNPDGGDSFWSHGWGEMNYLMTDGSAKGLSLTQTFLGQRYPWDNSNPSDTMWDSHR, encoded by the coding sequence ATGACAAACAATAAACAAACAATTCTTAGAACGGTAAAATTCAGCTTAATTGAAATACTCGTGGTGGTCGCCATTATTGGTATTTTAGCCAGTTTTTTAATGCCAGTTTTAAGTAAAGCTAGAAAACAAAGCAGAATAGTTGTTTGCCTAAGCCAACAAAAACAGCTAGGCACAGCCATATTTATGTACGCAGGTGACAATAATGATTATGTGCCCCAAAGTTCCACTAAGACCTGGGATGATCGCTTAGGCGGTGGTTATGATGGTCGGAACTTAACAGAAAATCAAATGGATGGAGTGTGGCCAACAACTTCAGAGCTCTATGTTTGCCCTTTAGATGAAACGCCAAGTGGTCGCCACCCACGTTCTTACTCGATGACTCAAGCAGGTCCAGGATCGCAATTGGGCATGACCAATGGTGATGAGGATGTAGTTAGAAGGCTTGTCGAAATCAATAATCCTACAGAGACAATTATGTTGCTGGATTATCCCGCTCCAGCAAATGATTTGGGAACCCCTAATCGACATGTGAGGAAAACTAGTCATGTAACGAACCCAGATGGTGGCGATTCCTTTTGGTCACATGGCTGGGGGGAAATGAATTATTTAATGACCGATGGCTCCGCAAAGGGACTTTCCCTCACTCAAACATTTTTAGGGCAACGCTACCCATGGGATAATAGCAATCCATCAGATACCATGTGGGATAGTCATAGGTAA